Proteins encoded by one window of Sediminicoccus rosea:
- a CDS encoding DUF3987 domain-containing protein, translating into MKPAIPEDNHKETQEAFREAAHGAYDPHEAEGRAAMAELESQATLAPENGSGVAAATAPLPEPRFGLTFGRSRAEVRWQDRRAVTFTELGDLLRHAPVGGKDGPCYTPAVFSGTVRRKDQATKIHVVVLDADCGHTLDEIRTAIAARGWRAIIHSTHSHLTERTHLAAAPAEKWLTANPGATITDYMVAKAGYLPRVVAKAQVVDEVAEGAARNLVVQHAPCPKYRVILPLDQPWIASEYETQDLANAKWRERIGALAHALGLHHDQSCVDTSRLFYLPRRRSEDQPFEHVILDGEPCDLWDLPDAAPVAAPAPGLFDTPKARAPHLQPVDPTHKTAITPQGEFIDLTTWAAQFGGRFEIVTALRAKAPGIFSKRRSGVKFHIHCPNAGSHVTNSAEGTGTYAVNASQVQFAQLPSVNGFVIHCMHNGCAGLDRLDHLKAMLEDGTLTPDDIASPAFLVPDIPQIDPSALLKSKGERIIEEASDEDEALVAAAAAEGQGNIPPALYTNLPGALGLMMSWVLATSTKPQPVLALGASLAFFGACVGQRVQLQNWGTRPNVMILGVAYSGGGKQQGMSACKALARAAGLTNELIGPEDLSSDAGIVTATIKAPASVMLIDEASKLISATNAKHAGPHVKGISTTLMKLYSSSATTYASKAYADGDRVKTIDQPCISFYGCSTPAELAGSLTSNDITNGLLSRMVVFDVGERDPRSVAPSQEAPPLALVDWVQAWRRIDPIRNPMAREGGEPVIDPIVVRLTDDADAIRQAFDDEMHVAKLRARKRGTDALYVRAHENALKFALIRACAAAMPIRNEARLPVIDESSLVVDATTMRWAVDLSRATVIRMEATTEDIADNQFQADANKLRKFIKKAGEKGATMREICRTGAGRYPEKMLKDLLTALSTGGEIAWVGGIKTGTRPRDAYVHADYLHLHGHVADPEA; encoded by the coding sequence ATGAAACCTGCGATCCCCGAAGACAACCACAAGGAGACGCAGGAAGCGTTTCGTGAGGCGGCACACGGCGCCTACGACCCTCACGAAGCCGAAGGTCGCGCGGCTATGGCTGAGTTGGAAAGCCAGGCGACCCTCGCGCCTGAGAATGGCAGCGGCGTTGCTGCCGCCACGGCCCCGCTGCCTGAGCCCCGCTTCGGGCTGACCTTCGGCCGGTCCCGGGCGGAGGTCCGCTGGCAGGATCGTCGCGCCGTCACCTTCACCGAGCTTGGCGACCTGCTGCGGCACGCGCCCGTGGGCGGCAAGGATGGCCCCTGCTACACGCCGGCCGTCTTCTCCGGCACGGTGCGCCGGAAGGATCAGGCGACCAAAATCCATGTCGTGGTGCTGGACGCCGACTGCGGCCACACCCTCGACGAGATCAGGACCGCCATCGCGGCGCGCGGCTGGCGCGCGATCATCCATTCCACCCATAGCCACCTGACCGAGCGCACCCACCTCGCCGCGGCGCCGGCGGAGAAGTGGCTGACGGCCAACCCGGGCGCGACGATCACGGACTACATGGTGGCCAAGGCCGGCTACCTGCCGCGCGTCGTCGCCAAGGCCCAGGTGGTGGACGAGGTTGCCGAGGGCGCGGCGCGGAACCTCGTGGTGCAGCACGCGCCCTGCCCGAAATACCGGGTGATCCTGCCTCTCGATCAGCCGTGGATCGCCTCGGAATACGAGACGCAAGACCTGGCGAACGCGAAGTGGCGCGAGCGCATCGGCGCCCTGGCCCATGCGCTGGGGCTGCACCATGACCAATCCTGCGTGGACACCTCGCGCCTGTTCTACCTGCCGCGCCGCCGGAGCGAGGATCAGCCCTTCGAGCATGTGATCCTGGATGGCGAGCCCTGCGACCTGTGGGATTTGCCCGACGCGGCCCCCGTGGCGGCGCCCGCCCCGGGCCTGTTCGACACGCCCAAGGCCCGCGCGCCGCACCTTCAGCCGGTGGACCCGACGCACAAGACGGCCATCACACCCCAGGGGGAGTTCATCGACCTGACGACCTGGGCGGCGCAGTTCGGTGGCCGGTTCGAGATCGTGACCGCCCTGCGCGCCAAAGCGCCGGGCATCTTCTCCAAGCGCCGGAGCGGGGTGAAGTTCCACATCCATTGCCCCAACGCTGGCAGCCACGTCACCAACAGCGCCGAGGGCACGGGCACCTATGCGGTGAACGCCAGCCAGGTGCAATTCGCCCAGCTTCCGAGCGTCAACGGCTTCGTGATCCACTGCATGCACAACGGGTGCGCGGGGCTCGATCGGCTGGACCACCTGAAGGCGATGCTGGAGGACGGCACACTCACGCCGGATGACATCGCGTCGCCCGCCTTCCTCGTGCCCGACATCCCGCAGATCGACCCGTCCGCGCTGCTGAAATCGAAGGGCGAAAGGATCATCGAGGAAGCGAGCGACGAGGATGAAGCGTTGGTGGCTGCTGCGGCGGCGGAGGGTCAGGGCAACATTCCGCCTGCGCTCTACACCAACCTGCCCGGCGCCCTGGGGCTGATGATGAGCTGGGTCCTGGCGACGTCCACGAAGCCGCAGCCCGTTCTGGCTCTTGGTGCCAGTCTCGCCTTCTTTGGGGCCTGCGTGGGCCAGCGGGTGCAGCTCCAGAACTGGGGTACGCGCCCGAATGTGATGATCCTGGGTGTCGCCTACTCTGGCGGGGGCAAGCAGCAGGGCATGAGTGCCTGTAAAGCCCTCGCGCGCGCGGCGGGGCTGACGAACGAGTTGATCGGGCCGGAGGACCTATCTTCCGACGCGGGAATCGTCACGGCGACCATCAAAGCCCCGGCCAGCGTCATGCTGATTGATGAGGCGTCCAAGCTGATCTCGGCCACCAATGCCAAGCACGCGGGGCCACACGTCAAAGGTATTTCGACGACGCTGATGAAGCTATACTCCTCCAGCGCCACCACCTACGCGAGCAAGGCGTATGCGGATGGCGACCGGGTGAAGACCATCGACCAGCCCTGCATCAGCTTCTATGGCTGCTCCACGCCGGCCGAGCTCGCGGGCTCGCTCACAAGCAACGACATCACCAATGGCCTTCTCTCCCGTATGGTGGTGTTCGATGTGGGGGAGCGCGACCCGCGTTCCGTTGCGCCTTCGCAGGAGGCTCCGCCGCTCGCGCTGGTGGATTGGGTGCAAGCTTGGCGGCGGATTGACCCGATCAGGAACCCGATGGCGCGCGAAGGTGGCGAGCCCGTGATTGATCCCATCGTGGTCCGGCTGACCGACGACGCCGACGCAATCCGTCAGGCCTTCGATGATGAGATGCACGTCGCCAAGCTGCGCGCCCGCAAGCGTGGCACGGACGCCCTCTATGTCCGCGCCCATGAGAACGCGCTGAAGTTCGCCCTTATCCGCGCGTGCGCCGCCGCTATGCCGATCCGTAACGAGGCCCGCCTCCCGGTGATCGACGAAAGCTCGCTGGTGGTGGATGCGACCACTATGCGGTGGGCGGTGGACCTGTCCCGTGCGACCGTGATCCGCATGGAAGCGACCACCGAGGACATCGCTGACAACCAGTTCCAGGCCGACGCGAATAAGCTGCGAAAATTTATCAAGAAGGCGGGCGAGAAAGGGGCAACGATGCGCGAAATCTGTCGCACCGGCGCCGGCCGATACCCGGAAAAGATGTTGAAAGACCTTCTCACCGCGCTCTCGACGGGTGGGGAGATCGCCTGGGTTGGTGGCATCAAGACGGGGACCAGGCCCCGTGATGCCTATGTCCACGCCGATTATCTCCACCTCCATGGGCATGTGGCCGATCCGGAAGCTTAG